The Agrococcus sp. ProA11 genomic sequence GCCGTGCTGCGCACCGTGCGATCGGAGGATCGGGCCGTGGCCGAGCTCGAGCAGATCGCGCTCGTCGCCGACGGCGATGGCCTCGCGAAGGCCGGGCTCCTCGATGTGCTGCGCAGCCGCGGCCCGCGGCGCATCCTGCTGGTCGGCATCGGCATCGGCGTCGCCCAGCAGCTCTCGGGCATCAACTCGATCATGTACTACGGGCAGACGGTGCTGGTGGAGTCGGGCTTCTCCGAGCAGGCCGCGCTCGTGGCCAACATCGCCCCGGGCGTCATCGGTGTCATCGGCGGCTTCATCGCGCTCTGGATGATGGACAGGGTCGACCGCCGCACGACGTTCCTGCTCGGGTTCGGGCTCACCACCGTCTTCCACCTGCTGATCGGCATCGCATCCGTGCTGCTCGAGCCGGGCAACCCCATCCGGCCGTTCGTGATCCTCGTGCTCGTCGTCGCGTTCGTGGGCTCGATCCAGACGTTCCTCAACGTCGCGACCTGGGTCTACCTGTCGGAGATCTTCCCGCTGCGCATGCGCGGGCTCGGCATCGGCATCGCGGCGTCGGCCAACTGGGTCATAAACGGCACGCTGGCGCTCTGGTTCCCCACGCTTGTCGAGGCGACCGGCATCACCGGCACCTTCTTCCTCTTCGCGGCCGTCGGCGCGCTCGCGGTGCTGTTCGTCGCGACGCAGGTGCCGGAGACGCGCGGTCGCACGCTCGAGGGGCTCGAGGCCGACATCACCTCCGGCAGCGCGTACGCGCGGCAGTGACCGCGCGCGGCCGGCCGTCGGGCATCGGCCACCGGCCGGCGACTGCCAGGATGGAAGCATGATCGAGATCCTGAGCCCGACAGAAGTCGAGCGCGGCAAGCGGACGGGTGCGCTCGTCGGCGACATCCTGCATGGCCTCAAGGCGCGCGCGAAGGCAGGCACGAACCTGCTCGAGATCGACCGCTGGGCGAAGGCGATGATCGAGGCCGCGGGCGCGCAGTCCTGCTACGTCGACTACGCGCCGTCCTTCGGCCGCGGCCCCTTCGGGCACTACATCTGCACCGGCGTGAACGACGCGGTGCTGCACGGCAAGCCCCACGACTACCGGCTCGCCGACGGCGACCTGCTGACGCTCGACCTCGCGGTGCTGCTCGACGGCGTGGCGGCGGATGCCGCGATCAGCTTCGTCATCGGCGGCACGGGCGACGACGAGAGCCGTGCGCTGATCGAGGTGACCGAGCGCGCGCTGGCCGCCGGCATCGCGGCGGCTGCGCCGGGCGCCCGCACCGGCGACATCTCGCACGCGATCGGCACGGTGCTGCGCGAGGCCGGCTATGCGATCAACACCGACTTCGGCGGCCACGGCATCGGCACCACGATGCACCAGGATCCGCACATCCCGAACGACGGCCGCCCCGGCCGCGGCTTCCCGCTGCGCCCCGGCATGATGCTCGCGGTGGAGCCGTGGGTGATGGCCGACACCGACGTGCTGGTGACGGATGCCGACGGCTGGACGCTGCGCAGCAAGACCGGGTGCCGCACGGCGCACTCCGAGCACACCATCGCGATCACGGCCGATGGCGCAGAGATCCTGACGCTGCCGAAGACGCAGCGCGACTGATCAGACGGATTCGGCGCCGAGATTGATGATGGCGTTGGGCGAGTTCGATTGGTGCACGCCCGCGAGCGATGGGCCGTCGTCGACGAGCTGCCGATAGCCGAGCCAGCCGAGCACGATGCCGACCGGCAGGAGCGCGATCAGGCCGATCACGAGCACGAGCTCGAGCACGGAGCCGCTCGTGCCCATGAAGTAGTACGCGGCGGGGTCGACGCCGCTGTCGCGCGCAGCGTCGAACGCCGGGAACACCCGGGCGCCGAGCGCGATCAGCGCGGCGGCCGTCAGGCCGAGGCCGACGACCAGCATGGCGATGCCGACGCTGGTGCGTCGCTTGGTGCCCCAGCCGGTGGCGCGGCCCGCCACCATCGGCGCCGCCTCGGGCGCGGTGCGGTGCCTGATCGGCGTGTGCTGCCGCCCGCTGCGCTGCTGCTCGGTATCCATGGCGACCCCCTCGTCGTGCTCCGACCGTACGCGATGGCGCGGCTTCAGTGGAAGGGACACCGCGGGGCAGCGGCGGGCGCGGATGCGGCACGCACGAGGCCGCCGGACGCGGGCTTGGTCGGCAGGCGGCGCCGGTTCACCGCCAGGCCGTCGCCGAGGATCGTCACGCGCGGATCGCTCAGAGCCGCGATGGCGGCGGCGAGGCCGGCGATGGCGACCTTCTCGCCCGGGCAGCGGTGGCCGCTGGTCGGGTCGCCGCCGCCGTGCGGGATGAAGGCCGCGATCGACTCCCAGTCATCGCGACCGACGAAGCGCTCGGGCTCGAACTCGTGTGCGCGCTCCCACGACTCGACGTCGGTGTTCGTGCCGAGGATGTCGAGCAGCACGCGATCGCCGGCCTGCACGCGCTCCCCGTCCAGCTCGATGTCGACGGTCGCCTGCGCGGGCAGCATCGGCACGAACGGCGCGGTGCGCCGCAGCTCCTGCGCGAAGGCCGTCGCGAGCGGCCCCTCGACGAGGGAGCGCCGCTCGGCGGTCTCCGCGGCGATGCGTTCGCGCCACTCCGGCCGGTCGTGCAGGTGCTTGGCGGCGAAGGCGACGAAGCGTGCGACCGCGATGGTCGGCCGCAGGACGTTCTGCAGCTCGACGCCTGCGAGCTTCGGCTCGAGCAGCGCTCCGCCGGGATCCCGATGCCACGCCCAGGCATGCAGGGCGGTGCCCTCGGCGGCCTCGAGCGTGCCGGCCCGCACGGCTTCGATCAGCGCCTTCGCATGCCGGTCGCTCCAGAGCCGGTTGAGGCCCGCGAGCAGGAACTCGGGCGAGTAGGGCACCCCGAACCCATCGACGATCTGCGCCTCTCGAGCGGCCCAGCGCGTCTTGGCGTCTGCCGTGCCTGGCAGCCCTGCCCAGCGCATGATCGCGCGGCCGAGCGCCCCGACGGCCGCGTCGTAGGCGGAGCGCTCGCCTCCGGCGACCCAGGCGTCGAGCTCCGCCTGCCACTCGCGCTCCAGGTGGGGCAGCAGCCGTGCCACCTGCTCGTCCTCGTAGGCGAGGTCGAGGAAGGTGGCCTTGCGATGGCGGTGCGCTGCCCCGTCCAGCGAGTGCACCGATCCGTGGCCGAAGAGCGTCTCCTGGACGAACGCGGGCATCGCGCCGTGGCGACGCATGCGGCCCTCGTCGTAGAAGAGCTCGACGCCCTCGGCGCCTCGCACCAGCAGCGAATCCCTGCCCAGCAGCCGCAGCGGCACGGCGCGGGCGCTCGCGCTGTGGGCGCGGCGCCAGACGTGGCGACCGAAGCCGTATCCCTTCGCGAGGAAGGCGAGCGTGTCGTCGCGCAGCGGTGCGTGGCCGTCAGAGGTCGAAGCGGTCGCCATGGGTTCGTCCTTCCGTCGCGGCCGACGCTAGCGGACGCGCCCTGACCGGTCGCCGAGCGAGGAGCGGTCTCGAGCGCGACCGCTCGGCGATGTCAGACCCCACCTGCTATGGTGGGATCACTGCGCGAGCAGGGCATCGCTGCCGGCTCGCCTGCGTCGTTGAACGCTCCTCTCTCCGTCCGGGTTCTCCGGACGTCGATGAACTTCCACGGCGAACGATCGCGGCCTCCGCCGCGCTCGCCGAATTGCGTCGACGCATCCACCCAAGAAGAACGCCTGCACCTGCGTGCAGACGGCAGGGTGCGCGCGCATGCTCACAGAAAGAGCAACCTTGACTGACACCATCACGACCCCCGTGGTCGCCACGACCTTCGCCGAGCTGGGCGTGCCCGCCAGGCTCGTCACCGCACTGCAGTCGATGGACCGCGAGCACCCGTTCCCGATCCAGGCCGACACGCTGCCCGACACGCTCGCAGGCCGCGATGTGCTCGGCCGCGGCAAGACCGGCTCGGGCAAGACGCTCGCGTTCTCCATCCCGCTGATCGCCCGCCTCTCCGGCGACCTCGCCGGCGGCGGCCGCCGCAAGGGCCTGCCGCTCGGCCTGGTGCTCGCACCGACGCGTGAGCTGGCAACCCAGATCGCCACCGAGATGGCGCCGCTCGCGAAGGCCGCCGGCCTGACCGTCACCACCATCTTCGGCGGCGTCTCGCAGCGCCCGCAGGAGACCGCGCTGCGCAACGGCGTCGACATCATCGTCGCCTGCCCGGGCCGCCTCGAGGACCTCATGAAGCAGGGCGTCGCCTCGCTGCAGGCGATCGAGATGACCGTCATCGACGAGGCCGACCACATGGCCGACCTCGGCTTCCTGCCGGTCGTCACGAAGATCCTCGACAAGACCCCGCAGTCGGGCCAGCGCCTGCTGTTCTCGGCCACGCTCGATAACGGTGTGGACAAGCTCGTCAAGCGCTTCCTCACCAACGAGATCATGCACTCCGTCGACGAGGCCAAC encodes the following:
- a CDS encoding sugar porter family MFS transporter — translated: MTPGPHRARLGVISIVACFGGLLFGYDTGVINGALRPLSAELGLEAFTEGIVTSSLVFAAAIGALIAGRLSDAFGRRTMLIALAVLFFVGTVVLVAAPGFAVLVLGRVLLGLAVGGASTVVPVYLAEMAPYEIRGSISGRNEVAIVIGQLAAFIVNALIGITLGHLDGVWRIMFAVCALPAIALFAGMLRMPESPRWLARRGRRDEALAVLRTVRSEDRAVAELEQIALVADGDGLAKAGLLDVLRSRGPRRILLVGIGIGVAQQLSGINSIMYYGQTVLVESGFSEQAALVANIAPGVIGVIGGFIALWMMDRVDRRTTFLLGFGLTTVFHLLIGIASVLLEPGNPIRPFVILVLVVAFVGSIQTFLNVATWVYLSEIFPLRMRGLGIGIAASANWVINGTLALWFPTLVEATGITGTFFLFAAVGALAVLFVATQVPETRGRTLEGLEADITSGSAYARQ
- the map gene encoding type I methionyl aminopeptidase, which codes for MIEILSPTEVERGKRTGALVGDILHGLKARAKAGTNLLEIDRWAKAMIEAAGAQSCYVDYAPSFGRGPFGHYICTGVNDAVLHGKPHDYRLADGDLLTLDLAVLLDGVAADAAISFVIGGTGDDESRALIEVTERALAAGIAAAAPGARTGDISHAIGTVLREAGYAINTDFGGHGIGTTMHQDPHIPNDGRPGRGFPLRPGMMLAVEPWVMADTDVLVTDADGWTLRSKTGCRTAHSEHTIAITADGAEILTLPKTQRD
- a CDS encoding cytochrome P450, with translation MATASTSDGHAPLRDDTLAFLAKGYGFGRHVWRRAHSASARAVPLRLLGRDSLLVRGAEGVELFYDEGRMRRHGAMPAFVQETLFGHGSVHSLDGAAHRHRKATFLDLAYEDEQVARLLPHLEREWQAELDAWVAGGERSAYDAAVGALGRAIMRWAGLPGTADAKTRWAAREAQIVDGFGVPYSPEFLLAGLNRLWSDRHAKALIEAVRAGTLEAAEGTALHAWAWHRDPGGALLEPKLAGVELQNVLRPTIAVARFVAFAAKHLHDRPEWRERIAAETAERRSLVEGPLATAFAQELRRTAPFVPMLPAQATVDIELDGERVQAGDRVLLDILGTNTDVESWERAHEFEPERFVGRDDWESIAAFIPHGGGDPTSGHRCPGEKVAIAGLAAAIAALSDPRVTILGDGLAVNRRRLPTKPASGGLVRAASAPAAAPRCPFH